The Rhododendron vialii isolate Sample 1 chromosome 8a, ASM3025357v1 genome has a window encoding:
- the LOC131299151 gene encoding RHOMBOID-like protein 12, mitochondrial, which translates to MQRLLFLKRGSELLKNHSSTTPTIQSICSKTLPHLSKTNPNHLTTFSPTHQLRHFSSHFAPASRSWLPQKNFSEKIYGVVSNPIIVKELLQNTLLKTTGKGLVDGRVGFFKRSFERNPSFEGHLRGWKSWLRRQGANNVILGLVLANVAVFMLWRLADQQFMLKHFTISVDNFKSGRVHTLITSAFSHIDAGHLVSNMIGLYFFGSNIGRVFGAKFVLKLYLAGAVCGSIFYLVHHAFTAPSSKNGRNPSRTPGLGASGAVNAIMLLDMFLFPKSTILVEFIIPVPAILLGIFLIGKDMLRILQGDSHISGSAHLGGAVVAAVTWARIRKGRF; encoded by the exons ATGCAGAGACTACTGTTTCTCAAACGAGGCTCAGAATTGCTCAAAAACCACTCTAGCACCACTCCCACCATTCAATCAATCTGCTCAAAAACCCTTCCCCATCTCTCCAAAACAAACCCAAATCACCTCACCACATTCTCCCCCACCCATCAACTTCGCCATTTCTCCTCGCACTTCGCCCCCGCTTCACGTTCATGGCTGCCGCAAAAGAATTTTTCGGAGAAGATTTATGGGGTTGTATCGAACCCGATAATCGTAAAGGAGTTGTTACAGAATACCCTTTTGAAGACTACAGGGAAAGGGCTTGTTGATGGTAGAGTTGGGTTCTTTAAACGAAGTTTCGAACGTAACCCATCATTTGAGGGGCACCTGAGAGGCTG gAAATCCTGGCTTCGAAGGCAAGGTGCTAATAATGTTATATTGGGCTTGGTTTTGGCTAATGTAGCTGTTTTCATGTTATGGCGATTGGCGGATCAGCAATTTATGTTGAAGCACTTTACA ATTTCAGTAGACAATTTTAAGAGTGGACGTGTGCACACGTTGATAACATCGGCATTCAGTCATATTGACGCAGGTCATCTAGTCTCTAATATGATCGGACTTTACTTCTTCGGTTCAAAT ATTGGAAGAGTTTTTGGAGCAAAATTTGTGCTGAAGTTGTATTTAGCTGGGGCAGTTTGTGGCTCAATATTCTATTTGGTGCACCATGCCTTTACGGCACCGTCGTCGAAG AATGGACGAAACCCATCAAGGACTCCAGGACTG GGAGCAAGTGGAGCAGTGAATGCTATTATGCTGCTTGATATGTTCCTCTTTCCGAAATCTACCATCCTTGTAGAATTTATCATACCAGTTCCTGCTATCTTACTG GGTATCTTTCTTATTGGAAAAGATATGCTGAGAATATTACAG GGGGACAGTCACATCTCAGGATCAGCGCACTTGGGGGGTGCTGTGGTTGCAGCCGTGACATGGGCACGAATCAGGAAGGGACGTTTCTAA
- the LOC131298659 gene encoding uncharacterized protein LOC131298659, producing MNPNMITKHARVFPLSEALCLPSGASKNVQGVPHWRPGVAISEQGFPCVPERARVKKLAQDYRIHLATWNIGTLTGKTRELVDTMLRRKIRIACLQETKWVGEKAREIENTGYKLYYTGKNRHRNGVGIVVDKHLKDSVVTVTRKGDRIILVKLVIGGSIVNIISAYAPQVGLDDLTKEQFWEHMDDVVQIYLLGRSYL from the coding sequence atgaatccaaatatgataaCGAAACATGCTAGGGTGTTCCCTTTAAGTGAAGCGTTGTGCCTGCCTTCGGGTGCTTCGAAAAATGTGCAAGGGGTGCCACACTGGCGTCCGGGTGTGGCGATAAGTGAGCAAGGGTTCCCGTGTGTACCTGAACGAGCACGGGTAAAGAAGCTAGCCCAGGATTATAGGATTCATTTAGCAACTTGGAATATAGGGACATTAACGGGTAAGACTAGGGAGCTAGTTGACACCATGCTTAGGAGGAAGATTAGAATAGCTTGTCTTCAGGAAACTAAGTGGGTAGGGGAGAAAGCTAGGGAAATAGAGAACACAGGTTATAAGCTCTACTATACGGGTAAGAATAGACATAGAAATGGAGTAGGTATCGTAGTAGATAAACACCTAAAAGATTCGGTAGTAACAGTCACGAGGAAAGGAGATcggattattttagttaagctTGTGATCGGAGGGAGCatagttaatattattagtgcttatgcaccccaagtaggtttggatGATCTCACTAAAGAGCAATTCTGGGAGCATATGGATGACGTGGTTCAAATATACCttttggggagaagctatttataG